Proteins found in one Bacillus subtilis subsp. subtilis str. 168 genomic segment:
- the iolR gene encoding transcriptional regulator of the iol operon (DeoR family) (Evidence 1a: Function from experimental evidences in the studied strain; PubMedId: 9887260, 11566986, 11807058, 18310071, 24878601, 26735940; Product type r : regulator) — protein sequence MKLMRIQEMEEYILSHGTVSLDELCQVFNVSKNTVRRDINKLTEKGAIEKVYGGVTSIEKTALVPFENRTIQHQDEKTKIAHYASRFIEDHDLVFIDSGTTTKSILDTLDPAKNVTILTNSLDIINAASALKNINLIIIGNNYKRKTRSFVGMDDPAMLDKYNINKAFMSATGTTLTHGLTNSDLLEYEIKKRISEKAKEVYLLADHSKFGKSTLLTYAPFDRLHCIVTSQPLDDEYTQYCNEHQIGIHLA from the coding sequence ATGAAACTGATGCGGATTCAGGAAATGGAGGAGTACATTTTATCGCATGGCACTGTTTCCTTAGATGAGCTGTGCCAGGTGTTCAATGTCTCCAAAAACACAGTCAGACGTGATATCAACAAGCTAACAGAAAAGGGTGCGATTGAAAAAGTATACGGCGGCGTAACATCTATTGAAAAAACCGCATTAGTTCCTTTTGAAAATCGCACCATTCAGCACCAGGATGAAAAAACAAAAATCGCCCATTATGCTTCCCGATTTATTGAAGATCACGATTTGGTCTTCATTGATTCAGGAACGACGACAAAGTCTATTCTTGATACGCTTGATCCAGCCAAAAATGTCACCATCTTAACCAACAGTTTAGACATTATCAATGCGGCGTCAGCTTTGAAGAATATCAACTTAATCATTATCGGAAACAACTATAAGAGAAAAACCCGCTCCTTTGTCGGCATGGACGACCCGGCTATGCTTGATAAGTACAATATCAACAAAGCCTTTATGTCCGCTACCGGAACGACGCTGACTCACGGATTGACCAATTCGGATCTGCTGGAGTATGAAATTAAAAAGAGGATTTCAGAAAAAGCAAAAGAAGTGTATCTATTGGCTGACCATTCTAAATTCGGAAAATCAACGCTTCTGACGTATGCACCGTTTGACAGGCTGCATTGCATTGTGACCTCTCAGCCATTAGACGACGAGTACACGCAGTACTGCAATGAGCATCAAATCGGCATTCATCTGGCCTAA
- the iolD gene encoding 3D-(3,5/4)-trihydroxycyclohexane-1,2-dione hydrolase (Evidence 1a: Function from experimental evidences in the studied strain; PubMedId: 9887260, 11566986, 12112707, 18310071, 22720735; Product type e: enzyme) has product MGKKIRLTTAQALIKFLNQQYIHVDGKEEPFVEGIFTIFGHGNVLGIGQALEQDAGHLKVYQGKNEQGMAHAAMAYSKQMLRRKIYAVSTSVGPGAANLVAAAGTALANNIPVLLIPADTFATRQPDPVLQQMEQEYSAAITTNDALKPVSRYWDRITRPEQLMSSLLRAFEVMTDPAKAGPATICISQDVEGEAYDFDESFFVKRVHYIDRMQPSERELQGAAELIKSSKKPVILVGGGAKYSGARDELVAISEAYNIPLVETQAGKSTVEADFANNLGGMGITGTLAANKAARQADLIIGIGTRYTDFATSSKTAFDFDKAKFLNINVSRMQAYKLDAFQVVADAKVTLGKLHGLLEGYESEFGTTIRELKDEWLAERERLSKVTFKREAFDPEIKNHFSQEVLNEYADALNTELPQTTALLTINETIPEDSVIICSAGSLPGDLQRLWHSNVPNTYHLEYGYSCMGYEVSGTLGLKLAHPDREVYSIVGDGSFLMLHSELITAIQYNKKINVLLFDNSGFGCINNLQMDHGSGSYYCEFRTDDNQILNVDYAKVAEGYGAKTYRANTVEELKAALEDAKKQDVSTLIEMKVLPKTMTDGYDSWWHVGVAEVSEQESVQKAYEAKEKKLESAKQY; this is encoded by the coding sequence GTGGGTAAGAAAATTCGCTTAACAACTGCGCAGGCGCTGATTAAATTCTTAAACCAGCAGTACATCCATGTAGATGGAAAGGAAGAGCCTTTTGTCGAAGGGATCTTCACGATTTTCGGTCATGGAAACGTATTAGGGATCGGGCAGGCGCTTGAGCAGGATGCAGGCCATTTGAAAGTCTATCAAGGGAAAAATGAACAAGGAATGGCGCATGCGGCCATGGCGTACAGCAAGCAAATGCTGAGAAGAAAAATATATGCGGTGTCTACATCCGTCGGACCTGGAGCGGCTAACTTGGTGGCGGCAGCCGGCACTGCATTGGCAAATAATATCCCAGTTCTCTTGATTCCGGCAGACACATTTGCGACAAGACAGCCAGACCCTGTACTGCAGCAAATGGAGCAAGAATACAGTGCGGCGATTACGACAAACGATGCATTGAAGCCTGTATCGAGATACTGGGACCGCATTACGCGCCCTGAGCAGCTGATGAGCAGTTTGCTGCGCGCGTTTGAAGTCATGACTGATCCGGCAAAAGCAGGTCCGGCAACGATTTGTATTTCTCAGGATGTTGAAGGGGAAGCATACGATTTTGATGAAAGTTTCTTCGTCAAACGGGTTCACTATATTGATCGCATGCAGCCGAGCGAGCGCGAGCTTCAAGGTGCGGCGGAGCTGATTAAATCCAGCAAAAAACCTGTGATTCTCGTCGGCGGAGGCGCAAAATATTCCGGTGCGCGCGATGAATTGGTTGCCATTTCTGAAGCCTATAACATTCCGTTAGTTGAAACGCAGGCAGGAAAGTCTACCGTTGAGGCAGATTTTGCGAACAACCTTGGCGGAATGGGCATCACAGGTACACTTGCGGCAAACAAAGCGGCCCGCCAAGCTGATTTGATTATCGGCATCGGCACAAGGTATACAGATTTTGCGACATCCTCTAAGACCGCTTTTGATTTTGATAAAGCGAAGTTTTTGAACATTAACGTCAGCCGAATGCAGGCGTATAAACTTGATGCATTCCAAGTGGTGGCGGATGCGAAAGTGACGCTTGGCAAACTGCACGGCTTGCTTGAAGGCTATGAGAGCGAGTTCGGCACAACGATCCGGGAGCTGAAGGACGAATGGCTAGCTGAACGCGAGCGTCTCAGCAAAGTGACGTTTAAGCGGGAAGCATTTGATCCGGAAATCAAAAATCACTTTTCTCAAGAGGTCCTGAATGAATATGCTGACGCGTTGAATACGGAGCTTCCGCAAACAACGGCATTGCTGACAATCAACGAGACGATTCCTGAAGACAGCGTCATCATCTGTTCAGCAGGCTCACTCCCAGGAGATTTGCAGCGTCTGTGGCATTCTAATGTTCCGAATACGTATCACCTGGAGTATGGATATTCTTGCATGGGCTATGAAGTGTCCGGGACACTCGGTCTTAAACTGGCCCACCCTGACAGAGAAGTGTATTCAATCGTCGGAGACGGCAGCTTCCTGATGCTTCATTCTGAACTGATCACGGCGATTCAGTACAACAAGAAAATCAATGTGCTGCTCTTTGACAACTCAGGATTCGGATGCATCAACAACCTGCAAATGGATCACGGCAGCGGCAGCTACTATTGCGAGTTCCGCACAGATGACAACCAAATCCTGAATGTCGATTACGCGAAAGTCGCTGAGGGATACGGCGCGAAAACCTACCGTGCAAACACAGTAGAAGAATTAAAAGCTGCGTTAGAGGATGCGAAGAAACAGGATGTATCAACATTAATTGAAATGAAGGTGCTGCCTAAAACAATGACGGACGGCTATGACAGCTGGTGGCATGTCGGGGTGGCAGAGGTATCTGAACAAGAAAGCGTTCAGAAAGCATACGAAGCAAAAGAGAAAAAGCTGGAATCTGCGAAGCAGTATTAG
- the iolB gene encoding 5-deoxy-D-glucuronic acid isomerase (Evidence 1a: Function from experimental evidences in the studied strain; PubMedId: 9887260, 11566986, 12112707, 18310071, 22720735; Product type e: enzyme), with protein MSYLLRKPQSHEVSNGVKLVHEVTTSNSDLTYVEFKVLDLASGSSYTEELKKQEICIVAVTGKITVTDHESTFENIGTRESVFERKPTDSVYISNDRAFEITAVSDARVALCYSPSEKQLPTKLIKAEDNGIEHRGQFSNKRTVHNILPDSDPSANSLLVVEVYTDSGNWSSYPPHKHDQDNLPEESFLEETYYHELDPGQGFVFQRVYTDDRSIDETMTVGNENVVIVPAGYHPVGVPDGYTSYYLNVMAGPTRKWKFYNDPAHEWILER; from the coding sequence ATGAGTTATTTGTTGCGTAAGCCGCAGTCGCATGAAGTGTCTAATGGGGTCAAACTCGTGCACGAAGTAACGACATCCAACTCTGATCTCACTTATGTAGAGTTTAAAGTGTTAGATCTTGCATCAGGTTCAAGCTATACAGAAGAATTGAAAAAACAAGAAATCTGTATTGTGGCGGTAACGGGGAAAATTACAGTGACAGATCATGAGTCGACTTTTGAGAATATCGGCACGCGCGAAAGCGTATTTGAACGAAAACCGACAGACAGCGTCTATATTTCAAATGACCGTGCATTTGAGATCACAGCGGTCAGCGACGCAAGAGTGGCGCTTTGCTATTCTCCATCGGAAAAGCAGCTTCCGACAAAGCTGATCAAAGCGGAAGACAACGGAATTGAGCATCGCGGGCAATTTTCAAACAAACGTACTGTTCATAACATTCTTCCGGATTCAGACCCTTCAGCTAACAGTCTATTAGTAGTTGAAGTCTATACAGACAGCGGCAACTGGTCCAGCTACCCGCCTCACAAACATGACCAAGACAACTTGCCGGAAGAATCTTTCTTAGAAGAAACGTACTACCATGAGTTAGACCCGGGACAGGGCTTTGTGTTTCAGCGCGTATACACAGATGACCGTTCTATTGACGAGACAATGACTGTGGGAAATGAAAACGTTGTCATCGTTCCTGCGGGATACCACCCGGTAGGCGTTCCGGACGGATACACATCCTACTATTTAAATGTCATGGCAGGGCCGACGCGAAAATGGAAGTTTTATAACGACCCGGCGCATGAATGGATTTTAGAACGCTAA
- the csbC gene encoding putative metabolite transporter (Evidence 3: Putative function from multiple computational evidences; PubMedId: 10376822, 15849754, 16850406; Product type t: transporter) — protein MKKDTRKYMIYFFGALGGLLYGYDTGVISGALLFINNDIPLTTLTEGLVVSMLLLGAIFGSALSGTCSDRWGRRKVVFVLSIIFIIGALACAFSQTIGMLIASRVILGLAVGGSTALVPVYLSEMAPTKIRGTLGTMNNLMIVTGILLAYIVNYLFTPFEAWRWMVGLAAVPAVLLLIGIAFMPESPRWLVKRGSEEEARRIMNITHDPKDIEMELAEMKQGEAEKKETTLGVLKAKWIRPMLLIGVGLAIFQQAVGINTVIYYAPTIFTKAGLGTSASALGTMGIGILNVIMCITAMILIDRVGRKKLLIWGSVGITLSLAALSGVLLTLGLSASTAWMTVVFLGVYIVFYQATWGPVVWVLMPELFPSKARGAATGFTTLVLSAANLIVSLVFPLMLSAMGIAWVFMVFSVICLLSFFFAFYMVPETKGKSLEEIEASLKKRFKKKKSTQNQVLNERTL, from the coding sequence GTGAAGAAAGACACAAGGAAATATATGATCTACTTTTTCGGCGCTTTAGGGGGACTGCTATATGGTTACGATACAGGTGTTATCTCCGGAGCACTCCTGTTTATCAATAACGATATTCCTTTAACGACATTGACAGAAGGATTGGTTGTCAGCATGCTGCTCCTTGGCGCGATTTTCGGTTCTGCCTTGAGCGGCACATGCTCAGACCGCTGGGGCAGGAGAAAGGTTGTATTTGTCCTTTCCATCATTTTTATTATCGGTGCGCTCGCTTGCGCATTTTCTCAAACAATCGGCATGCTGATTGCATCTAGGGTGATACTCGGGTTGGCCGTCGGCGGTTCAACGGCACTTGTGCCCGTGTATCTTTCCGAAATGGCACCGACGAAAATTCGCGGGACACTCGGCACAATGAACAACTTAATGATTGTCACCGGGATTTTGCTCGCCTATATCGTTAACTACCTGTTCACACCGTTTGAAGCGTGGCGCTGGATGGTCGGTCTGGCTGCAGTGCCTGCCGTGCTTCTATTAATCGGCATCGCCTTCATGCCGGAATCGCCAAGATGGCTCGTGAAGCGCGGCAGCGAAGAAGAAGCGAGACGCATCATGAACATCACTCATGACCCCAAAGACATCGAAATGGAATTGGCAGAGATGAAGCAAGGGGAAGCGGAGAAAAAAGAAACGACACTTGGCGTGCTGAAAGCCAAGTGGATTCGCCCTATGCTTCTGATTGGCGTCGGCCTTGCCATTTTCCAGCAGGCAGTCGGCATTAACACGGTCATCTACTACGCGCCAACCATTTTTACGAAGGCCGGTCTTGGCACATCAGCTTCGGCGCTCGGCACAATGGGAATCGGCATCCTCAACGTCATCATGTGTATCACTGCCATGATCTTAATTGACCGTGTCGGCCGCAAAAAACTTCTGATCTGGGGAAGTGTCGGCATCACACTGAGCCTTGCTGCTTTATCAGGCGTGCTCCTGACACTGGGGCTTTCCGCATCAACAGCGTGGATGACAGTAGTCTTTCTCGGTGTCTATATCGTCTTTTACCAGGCGACATGGGGTCCGGTAGTGTGGGTGCTCATGCCTGAGCTCTTCCCGTCCAAAGCACGCGGAGCCGCGACAGGGTTCACGACTTTGGTGTTATCGGCGGCTAACCTGATCGTGTCGCTTGTCTTCCCGCTGATGCTAAGCGCGATGGGCATCGCATGGGTCTTTATGGTTTTCTCAGTCATTTGTCTTCTCTCATTTTTCTTCGCGTTCTACATGGTACCGGAAACCAAAGGGAAAAGCTTGGAGGAAATTGAAGCAAGCCTGAAAAAACGGTTTAAAAAGAAGAAAAGCACCCAAAACCAAGTGCTGAATGAGCGTACATTATAA
- the iolC gene encoding 2-deoxy-5-keto-D-gluconic acid kinase (Evidence 1a: Function from experimental evidences in the studied strain; PubMedId: 9887260, 11566986, 12112707, 18310071, 22720735, 23874669; Product type e : enzyme): protein MKYTFNEEKAFDIVAIGRACIDLNAVEYNRPMEETMTFSKYVGGSPANIAIGSAKLGLKAGFIGKIPDDQHGRFIESYMRKTGVDTTQMIVDQDGHKAGLAFTEILSPEECSILMYRDDVADLYLEPSEVSEDYIANAKMLLVSGTALAKSPSREAVLKAVQYAKKHQVKVVFELDYRPYTWQSSDETAVYYSLVAEQSDIVIGTRDEFDVMENRTGGSNEESVNHLFGHSADLVVIKHGVEGSYAYSKSGEVFRAQAYKTKVLKTFGAGDSYASAFIYGLVSGKDIETALKYGSASASIVVSKHSSSEAMPTAEEIEQLIEAQS from the coding sequence ATGAAGTATACATTCAATGAAGAGAAGGCTTTTGATATTGTTGCCATCGGCCGGGCATGTATTGATCTGAACGCAGTCGAATACAACCGCCCAATGGAAGAAACGATGACATTTTCGAAATATGTCGGCGGTTCACCTGCGAATATCGCGATCGGCAGCGCGAAGCTTGGCTTAAAAGCGGGCTTCATCGGCAAAATTCCGGATGACCAGCATGGAAGATTCATAGAGTCCTATATGAGAAAGACCGGCGTGGATACTACACAGATGATTGTTGATCAAGATGGACACAAAGCAGGCCTTGCATTTACAGAAATCCTCAGCCCTGAAGAATGCAGCATCTTAATGTATCGCGATGATGTGGCGGATCTTTATCTTGAGCCTTCAGAGGTAAGTGAGGACTATATCGCAAATGCGAAAATGCTGCTTGTCTCCGGGACAGCGCTCGCCAAAAGCCCGTCACGGGAAGCGGTGTTAAAAGCTGTTCAATACGCGAAAAAGCATCAGGTTAAGGTGGTATTCGAACTGGATTACCGGCCATATACGTGGCAGTCATCAGATGAAACAGCCGTTTATTATTCTTTGGTTGCCGAGCAGTCTGATATCGTCATCGGCACACGCGATGAATTTGATGTGATGGAAAACCGCACAGGCGGAAGCAATGAAGAATCCGTCAATCATTTATTTGGCCATTCAGCCGACCTCGTTGTCATCAAACACGGCGTCGAAGGCTCTTACGCATACAGCAAATCCGGCGAGGTATTCCGCGCTCAAGCGTACAAGACAAAAGTGCTGAAAACCTTTGGGGCCGGTGACTCCTATGCGTCAGCCTTTATCTATGGCCTTGTCAGCGGAAAAGACATTGAAACGGCATTGAAATACGGCAGTGCTTCAGCCTCCATTGTGGTGAGCAAGCACAGTTCGTCAGAAGCGATGCCGACTGCGGAAGAAATCGAACAGCTTATTGAAGCACAGTCATAA
- the yxcE gene encoding hypothetical protein (Evidence 4: Unknown function but conserved in other organisms), with product MKLKYVKALVAVTVALGVLLPSTISHAKSFSGRSSSSYSSRSSSSSYSGSYKSSPKSSYSSGSSSSSKKSKTSDDSSSSISLKKKPSEKASSSSSKKSSGTFSGATSKVTGKTYSGKTSKAYVGGRYVSVNHYYHAGFAPSGWFGYYSGFTMGMFMISMMHPWGYTYHPVGGPGYVSYGASPIAWIVDIIALIIILIIVIALIRAFKAPKTYRRRF from the coding sequence ATGAAACTTAAATATGTAAAAGCCTTAGTTGCAGTAACCGTTGCTTTAGGTGTACTGCTGCCATCAACGATTTCTCATGCAAAGAGCTTTAGCGGCCGCTCATCATCTAGTTACAGCAGCCGAAGTTCAAGCTCATCATACAGCGGAAGCTATAAATCAAGCCCGAAATCAAGCTACAGCTCAGGATCAAGCTCTTCTAGCAAAAAATCCAAGACGTCTGACGATTCATCATCATCGATTTCGCTTAAAAAGAAGCCTTCGGAAAAGGCAAGTTCATCAAGCTCTAAAAAATCGTCAGGCACCTTTTCCGGCGCTACATCAAAAGTAACCGGAAAGACATACAGCGGAAAAACGTCTAAAGCCTATGTTGGCGGACGTTATGTTTCAGTCAATCATTACTATCACGCAGGTTTCGCGCCATCAGGATGGTTTGGATATTATAGCGGATTTACAATGGGTATGTTCATGATCAGCATGATGCACCCATGGGGTTACACCTATCATCCAGTCGGAGGCCCCGGTTATGTTTCTTATGGCGCTTCACCCATTGCCTGGATCGTTGATATCATCGCTTTGATTATTATTTTAATCATTGTCATCGCATTGATTCGCGCATTTAAAGCACCGAAGACGTACAGAAGGAGATTTTAG
- the iolS gene encoding putative aldo-keto reductase (Evidence 3: Putative function from multiple computational evidences; PubMedId: 9226270, 15019785, 22720735, 24330391; Product type e: enzyme): MKKAKLGKSDLQVFPIGLGTNAVGGHNLYPNLNEETGKELVREAIRNGVTMLDTAYIYGIGRSEELIGEVLREFNREDVVIATKAAHRKQGNDFVFDNSPDFLKKSVDESLKRLNTDYIDLFYIHFPDEHTPKDEAVNALNEMKKAGKIRSIGVSNFSLEQLKEANKDGLVDVLQGEYNLLNREAEKTFFPYTKEHNISFIPYFPLVSGLLAGKYTEDTTFPEGDLRNEQEHFKGERFKENIRKVNKLAPIAEKHNVDIPHIVLAWYLARPEIDILIPGAKRADQLIDNIKTADVTLSQEDISFIDKLFA, translated from the coding sequence ATGAAAAAAGCGAAGCTCGGAAAATCAGACTTGCAGGTATTCCCTATCGGATTAGGAACAAATGCTGTCGGAGGACATAACCTCTACCCGAACCTAAATGAAGAAACCGGAAAAGAATTGGTGCGCGAGGCGATCCGTAATGGCGTGACAATGTTAGACACCGCTTACATTTACGGGATCGGCCGTTCCGAAGAATTAATTGGTGAAGTGCTGCGTGAATTCAACCGTGAAGATGTTGTCATCGCGACAAAAGCCGCTCACAGAAAACAAGGCAATGACTTTGTCTTTGATAATTCACCAGATTTTCTTAAAAAATCAGTTGATGAAAGCCTGAAGCGCTTGAATACCGATTATATTGATTTGTTCTACATTCACTTCCCTGACGAACATACGCCTAAGGATGAAGCCGTTAACGCGCTGAATGAGATGAAGAAAGCCGGAAAAATCCGTTCCATCGGTGTATCCAACTTCTCTTTAGAGCAATTGAAAGAAGCAAACAAAGACGGTTTGGTAGATGTATTGCAAGGCGAATACAACCTGTTAAACCGTGAAGCGGAAAAAACATTCTTCCCGTATACGAAGGAGCATAATATTTCATTTATCCCTTACTTCCCTCTCGTATCAGGTTTATTGGCAGGAAAGTATACAGAAGATACAACGTTCCCAGAAGGCGACCTGCGAAACGAACAGGAACACTTCAAGGGTGAGCGTTTCAAAGAAAATATCAGAAAGGTCAACAAGCTTGCGCCGATTGCCGAAAAACACAACGTGGATATCCCTCACATCGTATTGGCCTGGTATTTAGCAAGACCGGAAATTGATATTTTAATCCCAGGAGCAAAACGTGCCGATCAGCTGATTGATAACATCAAAACAGCTGACGTGACGCTTTCTCAAGAGGATATTTCATTTATTGATAAGCTGTTCGCATAA
- the yxcD gene encoding hypothetical protein (Evidence 4: Unknown function but conserved in other organisms), giving the protein MRLILNEQEIVDGICVYISNEEDIYPEDVEVKELSYNKRTGFFAEATFGLHHKQLMSDDISEGIIQFLEEYHNFNPDVTVVELQFDKKKGFSALVFVNEAEE; this is encoded by the coding sequence ATGAGATTAATATTAAATGAGCAAGAAATTGTAGACGGAATTTGCGTGTATATTTCCAATGAAGAAGATATCTACCCTGAAGACGTTGAAGTAAAAGAACTATCGTACAACAAGCGTACAGGGTTCTTCGCTGAAGCTACATTTGGCCTGCACCACAAGCAGCTTATGTCAGATGACATTTCAGAAGGCATTATTCAGTTCTTAGAGGAATACCACAACTTCAATCCGGACGTTACCGTCGTTGAATTGCAATTTGATAAGAAAAAAGGCTTCTCCGCCTTGGTTTTTGTCAACGAAGCAGAAGAATAA
- the iolA gene encoding methylmalonate-semialdehyde dehydrogenase (Evidence 1a: Function from experimental evidences in the studied strain; PubMedId: 10658656, 11566986, 16332250, 18310071, 20971862, 22720735, 26832667; Product type e: enzyme), whose protein sequence is MAEIRKLKNYINGEWVESKTDQYEDVVNPATKEVLCQVPISTKEDIDYAAQTAAEAFKTWSKVAVPRRARILFNFQQLLSQHKEELAHLITIENGKNTKEALGEVGRGIENVEFAAGAPSLMMGDSLASIATDVEAANYRYPIGVVGGIAPFNFPMMVPCWMFPMAIALGNTFILKPSERTPLLTEKLVELFEKAGLPKGVFNVVYGAHDVVNGILEHPEIKAISFVGSKPVGEYVYKKGSENLKRVQSLTGAKNHTIVLNDANLEDTVTNIVGAAFGSAGERCMACAVVTVEEGIADEFMAKLQEKVADIKIGNGLDDGVFLGPVIREDNKKRTLSYIEKGLEEGARLVCDGRENVSDDGYFVGPTIFDNVTTEMTIWKDEIFAPVLSVIRVKNLKEAIEIANKSEFANGACLFTSNSNAIRYFRENIDAGMLGINLGVPAPMAFFPFSGWKSSFFGTLHANGKDSVDFYTRKKVVTARYPAPDFN, encoded by the coding sequence ATGGCAGAAATCAGAAAATTAAAAAACTACATCAACGGTGAATGGGTTGAAAGCAAAACAGATCAATATGAAGATGTCGTCAATCCGGCGACGAAAGAAGTGCTATGCCAAGTGCCGATTTCTACAAAAGAGGATATTGATTACGCAGCGCAAACAGCGGCTGAAGCATTTAAAACATGGTCAAAGGTGGCGGTTCCTCGCCGCGCCAGAATTCTATTTAACTTCCAGCAGCTGCTGTCTCAGCATAAAGAAGAACTTGCTCATCTAATTACCATTGAAAACGGAAAAAACACGAAAGAAGCTTTAGGTGAAGTGGGACGCGGGATTGAAAACGTAGAGTTCGCCGCTGGAGCACCTTCCCTGATGATGGGTGACTCACTTGCTTCCATCGCAACGGACGTTGAAGCGGCGAACTACCGTTACCCAATCGGAGTTGTCGGCGGAATCGCGCCATTCAACTTCCCGATGATGGTTCCTTGCTGGATGTTCCCGATGGCGATCGCGCTCGGCAACACATTTATTTTAAAGCCATCTGAGCGGACTCCGCTGTTAACAGAGAAATTGGTTGAGCTTTTTGAAAAAGCGGGCCTTCCGAAAGGGGTGTTCAACGTCGTATACGGTGCGCATGACGTTGTGAACGGCATCCTCGAGCATCCCGAAATTAAAGCGATTTCATTTGTAGGCTCCAAGCCAGTAGGCGAATACGTCTACAAAAAAGGAAGCGAAAACTTAAAACGCGTTCAATCTCTGACTGGCGCGAAAAACCATACGATTGTCTTGAACGATGCGAATCTTGAAGACACGGTTACAAACATCGTTGGAGCTGCCTTCGGTTCTGCCGGTGAACGCTGCATGGCTTGTGCGGTTGTGACAGTTGAAGAAGGAATCGCCGATGAATTTATGGCGAAGCTGCAGGAAAAAGTGGCGGACATTAAAATCGGTAACGGCCTTGATGACGGCGTGTTCTTAGGACCGGTGATTCGCGAAGACAACAAGAAGCGCACGCTCAGCTATATCGAAAAAGGTCTTGAAGAAGGTGCCAGACTCGTATGTGACGGACGTGAAAATGTGTCTGACGACGGCTACTTTGTCGGCCCGACGATCTTTGACAATGTCACAACAGAAATGACGATCTGGAAAGATGAAATTTTCGCTCCGGTCTTATCTGTCATCCGTGTGAAAAACCTGAAAGAAGCGATTGAAATCGCCAATAAGTCTGAGTTTGCGAACGGCGCCTGCTTGTTCACATCCAACTCAAACGCAATCCGCTACTTCCGTGAAAACATTGATGCGGGAATGCTAGGCATCAACCTTGGTGTGCCGGCTCCAATGGCGTTCTTCCCATTCTCAGGCTGGAAATCTTCATTCTTTGGAACGCTGCATGCGAACGGAAAAGACAGCGTCGACTTCTATACACGTAAAAAAGTGGTGACGGCAAGATATCCGGCACCTGATTTCAACTAA